The Clupea harengus chromosome 6, Ch_v2.0.2, whole genome shotgun sequence genome contains a region encoding:
- the wfs1b gene encoding wolframin produces MDTPLRGAPPTPPLSPAHFDVGLARAPHSPTQQSRRSQLNAASRVAMPTGTDTPTTSSPQPSPQHTTGEGLPGDISLQELEERARAGEAKAQSEMGRYYLRLAEQEEDEVNSVTAVTWLLQAAKNGRRDAVRLLQGCLNEGRGITAENREDVRSLALESRFERSVRKAALLMYWRLNPEKKNSITGTELLENATHINTETDGPAIQGPLSTSALRQRKVLEGLISTERQCVHVEDFVESTKRYALGVAPSAALDGATGDYDDDDDEEPVKNPDQLPLHQKVLKFPLHAVLEIKEVLIDWASRAGMQWLSALIPTHHVNALVFFFLISNLTLDFFLLAVPLVVFYLAFVSMVICTLRVFQDSRGWDNFRVLTSLLSRFEPGLDVEQAESNFSWTHLEPHLYFLLSALFLVLAFPLADEAWVPCSELAAMAIFFTVSSYLSLQPIAQPLARHALFAQVGIALCTLADKHVGGWLGRLMGGAWLSVPLSDLATLNVGVPCLLYGYLLSVCGRMVSLRGFRGFYCVLLPYLLCFVWAELAGTLLEHSSPIGLMRTCMGYLLFLFALPVLALGIVAGVAVQLAQWFLSLDVAKMSVTVCLCACPVLLRWWTRFSVSPLAVLRSLRRSSLVKLILVWISALVLFCWLYLFRSEGMKVYNSTLSWHEYGELCGPRAWRESSMAQTQVLCSHLEGHRVTWTGRFRYVRVTDLENGAQALVNMLPGPVADWLRCFYGDEYPPCEEPPPQRPIPADALPPDPLCRIKPLAKHGCHLKRYDRLKMEVTVGMPRGDGTNEDDATKDIVLRASDEFRVVLLALNSGSLLEFSTVLEGRLGSKWPVFELKALRCLNCGSGANPAVPAGRQLKLEQDWRARLRHALAFAFHFLFHPLLSVRSEAEGHAGAVTTELQV; encoded by the exons ATGGATACTCCACTCCGTGGGgctcctcccactcctccacTATCTCCTGCTCACTTCGACGTTGGCCTGGCCCGCGCCCCCCACAGCCCCACCCAGCAGTCCCGACGGTCACAGCTCAATGCAGCCAGCAGGGTTGCTATGCCAACGGGGACTGACACACCCACCACTAGTTCTCCACAGCCCTCGCCACAGCACACTACAG GTGAGGGTCTTCCTGGAGACATTAGTTTACaggaactggaggagagagccagagcaggAGAGGCTAAAGCACAGTCTGAG ATGGGGAGATACTACCTGCGATTGGCCgagcaggaggaggatgaggtgaACAGTGTCACCGCGGTAACGTGGCTTCTGCAGGCGGCGAAAAATGGGCGGAGGGATGCAGTGAGGCTCCTACAGGGCTGCCTCAACGAAGGGaggg gcATCACTGCGGAGAACAGGGAGGATGTGCGTAGTCTTGCTCTGGAGTCTCGCTTTGAGAGGAGTGTGAGGAAGGCAGCTCTTCTCATGTACTGGAGACTCAACCCAGAGAAGAAGAACAGCATCACTGGCACAGAACTACTAGAGAACGctacacacatcaacactgagacag ATGGCCCTGCTATCCAGGGGCCTCTCTCCACATCAGCTCTACGACAGCGGAAAGTGCTAGAAGGCCTGATCTCCACcgaac gtcagtgtgtgcatgtggaggACTTCGTTGAGAGCACTAAGCGCTACGCGCTGGGCGTCGCCCCCTCAGCAGCATTAGACGGCGCCACGGGAgactatgatgatgatgatgacgaagagCCAGTGAAGAACCCAGACCAGCTGCCCCTGCACCAGAAG GTGTTGAAGTTTCCGCTGCACGCGGTGTTGGAGATCAAGGAGGTGCTGATCGACTGGGCCTCTCGCGCCGGCATGCAGTGGCTCAGCGCCCTGATCCCCACGCACCACGTCAACGCGcttgtcttcttcttcctcatctccAACCTCACGCTGGACTTCTTCCTCCTGGCCGTGCCCCTGGTGGTCTTCTACCTGGCCTTCGTCTCCATGGTGATCTGCACGCTGCGCGTCTTCCAGGACAGCCGCGGCTGGGACAACTTCCGCGTGCTCACCTCGCTGCTGTCCCGGTTCGAGCCGGGCCTGGACGTGGAGCAGGCCGAGTCCAACTTCAGCTGGACTCACCTGGAACCACACCTCTATTTCCTGCTCTCCGCCCTCTTCCTGGTGCTGGCCTTCCCATTGGCCGACGAGGCCTGGGTGCCGTGTTCGGAGCTGGCTGCCATGGCGATCTTCTTCACCGTCAGCAGCTACCTGAGTCTGCAGCCCATTGCTCAGCCCCTGGCTCGACACGCGCTATTTGCCCAGGTTGGCATTGCCCTGTGCACACTGGCCGACAAGCATGTCGGCGGTTGGCTGGGCAGGCTAATGGGCGGGGCCTGGCTCAGTGTGCCGCTTAGTGATTTGGCGACGCTGAACGTGGGCGTGCCCTGCCTGCTCTACGGGTACCTCCTGAGCGTGTGCGGGCGCATGGTGTCTCTGCGCGGGTTCCGTGGGTTCTACTGCGTCCTGCTTCCCTACCTGCTCTGCTTCGTGTGGGCGGAACTCGCCGGCACCCTTCTAGAACATTCCTCCCCCATCGGGCTGATGCGCACGTGCATGGGCtacctgctcttcctcttcgcCCTGCCCGTGCTGGCCCTGGGGATCGTGGCCGGCGTGGCCGTGCAGCTGGCCCAGTGGTTCCTGTCCCTGGACGTGGCCAAGATGTCCGTGACGGTGTGCCTGTGCGCGTGCCCGGTGCTGCTGCGCTGGTGGACGCGATTCAGCGTGTCGCCGCTGGCCGTGCTGCGCTCGCTGCGGCGCAGCAGCCTGGTCAAGCTCATCCTGGTGTGGATCAGCGCGCTGGTGCTCTTCTGCTGGCTCTACCTGTTCCGCAGCGAGGGCATGAAGGTCTACAACTCCACCCTCAGCTGGCACGAGTACGGAGAACTCTGCGGGCCCAG ggCATGGCGTGAGAGCAGCATGGCTCAGACTCAGGTCCTCTGCAGCCACCTGGAGGGCCACCGCGTCACCTGGACCGGGCGTTTCCGCTACGTGCGCGTCACCGATCTGGAGAACGGAGCGCAGGCGCTAGTCAACATGCTCCCGGGCCCCGTCGCTGACTGGCTGCGCTGTTTCTACGGCGACGAGTACCCGCCGTGCGAGGAGCCGCCGCCTCAGCGGCCCATCCCTGCCGACGCCCTTCCGCCCGACCCGCTGTGTCGCATCAAACCCCTCGCCAAGCACGGCTGCCACCTCAAGCGATACGACCGTCTCAAGATGGAGGTGACGGTGGGGATGCCGCGCGGCGACGGTACAAACGAGGACGACGCCACCAAGGACATCGTTCTACGTGCGAGCGACGAGTTCCGCGTGGTTCTGCTGGCGCTGAACTCGGGCAGCCTGCTGGAGTTCAGCACGGTTCTGGAGGGCCGGCTGGGCAGCAAGTGGCCCGTGTTTGAGCTGAAGGCGCTGCGCTGCCTGAACTGCGGCTCTGGCGCCAACCCCGCCGTGCCCGCCGGGCGTCAGCTCAAACTGGAGCAGGACTGGCGCGCGCGCCTACGCCACGCCCTCGCCTTCGCCTTCCACTTCCTGTTCCACCCGCTGCTCTCCGTCCGCAGCGAGGCCGAGGGGCACGCCGGCGCCGTGACGACCGAGCTGCAGGTGtaa